A DNA window from Arachis hypogaea cultivar Tifrunner chromosome 18, arahy.Tifrunner.gnm2.J5K5, whole genome shotgun sequence contains the following coding sequences:
- the LOC112770330 gene encoding uncharacterized protein, whose translation MVSLCRQNGNVIHIYFEHGPSVPEFIDYMELSDDDGCVGGEGSFSGDSWKSDELRTPPNSNDKVDPVVNPIFNDVAKFGQRKTRVQLSRTNITRSLGDARKIVRGDKASLYAKFSDYTEELLRSNPGSTVKLGVNAQPKGDPIFQNFYVCLHGCKQGFVHGCRPSIGLDAAFLKTFYGGWLMCVVEQDANNYIYPIAWAIVPVENTTTWKWFLELLHENIGSYQEHNWDYLDLMNGLIPHLWHNFQKRWKDKHMKSLLWACVRAQTVPEFNKSMQTLKTINVKAWEYLDKIPRQS comes from the exons ATGGTTAGCCTCTGCCGCCAAAATGGTAATGTCATCCATATATATTTTGAACATGGTCCCTCTGTCCCTGAGTTTATAGATTATATGGAACTGTCTGATGATGATGGATGTGTTGGTGGAGAAG GTTCATTTTCGGGTGACTCTTGGAAGTCAGATGAGTTGAGGACTCCACCAAATTCTAATGACAAGGTAGACCCAGTTGTGAATCCAATTTTCAATGATGTTGCCAAGTTTGGCCAG AGAAAAACTAGAGTTCAATTGTCTAGGACCAACATTACAAGATCTTTAGGAGATGCTAGGAAGATTGTGAGAGGTGATAAAGCATCCCTGTATGCCAAGTTTAGCGATTATACAGAGGAGTTGTTGAGGTCAAATCCAGGATCTACTGTGAAACTAGGTGTAAATGCACAACCTAAGGGAGACCCTATCTTTCAGAATTTTTATGTGTGTCTTCATGGTTGCAAGCAAGGGTTTGTGCATGGATGTAGACCCTCGATTGGTTTGGATGCAGCGTTTTTGAAAACTTTCTATGGAGGATGGCTAATGTGTGTCGTGGAACAAGATGCAAACAATTACATCTACCCCATAGCATGGGCTATTGTTCCTGTTGAGAACACAACAACTTGGAAGTGGTTCTTGGAACTTTTACATGAAAACATTGGTTCCTATCAGGAGCATAACTG GGACTATTTGGATTTAATGAAT GGACTCATTCCGCACTTGTGGCATAACTTCCAAAAGCGATGGAAGGACAAGCACATGAAATCATTGTTGTGGGCATGTGTTAGAGCACAGACAGTTCCAGAGTTTAACAAAAGCATGCAAACCCTCAAGACTATTAATGTGAAGGCATGGGAGTATCTGGACAAGATTCCTAGACAATCCTAG